Proteins encoded in a region of the Phalacrocorax carbo chromosome 17, bPhaCar2.1, whole genome shotgun sequence genome:
- the GDPD1 gene encoding lysophospholipase D GDPD1 has translation MSATLYLLSTLGGYVLTSALLLKCPGLLHRPKRQRFRCRHISHRGGAGENLENTMAAFHHAVNIGTDMLELDCHLTKDEQVVVSHDENLKRSTGVDVNISDLKYSELPPYLCKLGVTFQKECHCEGKDNRIPLLKEVFEAFPETPVNIDIKVNNNVLIKKVSELVSQYKREHLTVWGNVNYEVVSKCLKENADIPIIFCLQRVLLLLGLFYTGLLPFIPFKEEFLEIPMPSIILKLKEPQKMTRSQKFIIWLADTLLMRKALFDHLTARGIQVYIWVLNEEQEYKRAFDLGATGVMTDYPTKLKEFLHNYPA, from the exons ATGTCGGCGACGCTGTACCTGCTCTCCACTCTGGGCGGATATGTCCTCACCTCGGCGCTTCTTCTCAAGTGTCCGGGGCTGCTCCACCGGCCCAAGCGGCAGCGTTTCCGCTGCCGGCACATCTCCCACCGCGGCG GTGCTGGAGAGAACCTGGAAAACACGATGGCAGCCTTTCATCA TGCGGTTAATATAGGAACAGACATGTTGGAGCTGGATTGTCACCTGACAAAAGATGAGCAAGTGGTCGTGTCCCATGATGAGAACCTGAAGAGATCAACAGGAGTTGATGTCAACATATCCGACCTCAAATACTCT GAACTTCCGCCATATCTCTGCAAGTTGGGCGTCACGTTTCAGAAAG AATGTCACTGTGAGGGAAAAGACAACCGTATTCCGCTCCTCAAAGAGGTGTTCGAGGCGTTTCCAGAAACTCCTGTCAACATTGACATCAAAGTGAACAACAATGTGTTGATCAAAAAG GTTTCGGAGCTGGTGAGTCAGTATAAGCGAGAGCACTTGACAGTGTGGGGGAATGTCAATTACGAGGTGGTATCAAAATGTCTTAAGGAG AATGCTGACATTCCcatcattttctgtttgcaaCGTGTCCTCCTGCTTCTTGGCCTGTTCTACACCGGTCTGCTGCCGTTCATTCCTTTCAAGGAAGAGTTCTTGGAAATTCCCATGCCTTCAATCATCCTCAA GCTGAAAGAACCACAGAAGATGACAAGAAGCCAGAAATTTATTATCTGGCTAGCTGACAC atTGCTAATGCGGAAAGCACTTTTTGACCACCTCACTGCTCGGGGCATTCAG GTGTATATTTGGGTACTGAATGAAGAACAAGAATACAAGAGGGCATTTGATCTGGGAGCAACCGGAGTGATGACAGACTATCCAACAAAACTTAAGGAATTTTTACACAATTACCCAGcgtaa